The Pseudarthrobacter sp. NS4 genome includes a window with the following:
- a CDS encoding HNH endonuclease signature motif containing protein has translation MEAGVVIDVGGRAAVAAAVASVAGLVDELVAVVASPPATLDGPDRVPDADADPLQELSEVCLDGLGVLARVEAATAAAKVRLVAAYAEAADAMEAQPASAYEASAREMSRVAEVACVLTIGERAASALLGEAHALTTSLPAALDALQTGTIAWQHARIVVEETTGLTPAAASALEAHFFDPDAPNPARGAAPGELVPARFRRKVRAWRERHHPESVEKRHAEKLADRRMEYAPDRDGMAWLSLYLPGDTALAIWNKTTAVARGLQDPHESRNLTQLRADVAAGLLLGSANQNAGEVPSPKADVLVTVPVFSLLGLTDEPAHVDGLGPVPPSMARRLVANGASSFYRVLVDPRDGAPLEIGRTSYRLPESLKRWLRMRDGTCTFPGCSNHTQDNDVDHLTAWQHGGSTGISNLGQACPKHHRLKHRSAWTPTQATKDQPPGWISPTGRYYPAEHPDREPPLMPPGCVPAAFSPLEQVILTHLAA, from the coding sequence ATGGAAGCTGGTGTGGTTATCGATGTGGGCGGCAGGGCCGCGGTGGCCGCTGCCGTTGCGTCGGTGGCCGGGCTGGTTGATGAGCTTGTGGCTGTTGTTGCCTCCCCGCCGGCCACCCTGGATGGGCCTGACCGTGTTCCCGATGCTGATGCTGATCCACTGCAGGAGTTGTCCGAGGTGTGCCTGGACGGGTTAGGGGTGCTGGCGCGGGTCGAGGCCGCGACGGCGGCGGCGAAGGTCCGCCTGGTGGCCGCCTACGCGGAGGCAGCAGATGCGATGGAAGCCCAGCCGGCCAGCGCGTATGAGGCGTCGGCGCGGGAGATGAGCCGGGTGGCAGAAGTCGCGTGCGTGCTCACCATCGGCGAACGCGCCGCATCCGCCCTCCTTGGAGAAGCCCACGCGCTGACCACGTCACTGCCGGCGGCACTCGATGCGCTGCAGACCGGCACCATCGCCTGGCAGCACGCCCGCATCGTGGTCGAGGAAACTACCGGCCTTACGCCCGCCGCAGCGTCTGCCCTGGAGGCACACTTCTTCGACCCGGACGCACCGAACCCGGCCCGCGGTGCCGCGCCCGGAGAGCTGGTGCCCGCCCGGTTCCGGCGGAAAGTCCGGGCCTGGCGCGAACGCCACCACCCCGAGTCCGTTGAGAAACGCCACGCGGAGAAATTGGCCGACCGGCGGATGGAGTACGCCCCGGACCGGGACGGCATGGCCTGGCTATCGCTCTACCTTCCCGGGGACACGGCCTTGGCCATCTGGAACAAAACCACCGCTGTTGCCCGCGGCCTTCAAGACCCGCACGAATCACGCAACCTCACCCAGTTGCGCGCCGACGTCGCCGCAGGGCTGCTGCTGGGCAGTGCGAACCAGAACGCCGGAGAAGTGCCCTCGCCTAAGGCTGATGTGCTCGTTACCGTCCCGGTCTTCTCCCTCCTTGGCCTTACCGACGAACCCGCCCATGTCGATGGGTTGGGCCCGGTCCCGCCATCGATGGCACGCAGGCTCGTTGCCAACGGTGCGAGCTCGTTCTACCGCGTTTTGGTGGACCCCCGCGACGGGGCACCGCTGGAAATCGGGCGCACCAGCTACCGGCTCCCGGAATCGCTGAAGCGGTGGCTCAGGATGCGGGACGGCACATGCACTTTCCCGGGCTGCAGCAACCACACTCAGGATAATGACGTGGATCATCTCACCGCCTGGCAGCACGGTGGGAGCACCGGGATCAGCAACCTTGGACAGGCGTGCCCAAAACATCACCGGCTCAAACACCGGTCGGCATGGACACCAACGCAGGCAACGAAGGATCAGCCACCTGGCTGGATTTCACCGACCGGCCGATATTATCCAGCCGAGCATCCGGACCGGGAACCACCACTTATGCCACCAGGCTGCGTGCCCGCCGCCTTCAGCCCACTGGAACAGGTCATCCTGACGCACCTCGCCGCCTGA
- a CDS encoding class I SAM-dependent methyltransferase encodes MIVPNISQNAVAVADHYDELDPIYRRVWGEHVHHGLWVTGRETPAEAVEALVDMVGDRLRLMPGEACVDIGCGYGSTARQLAVTRRVRVTGFTLSGEQADYAAAHPVPGVDIHLRDWLVNGLTDASASATWAIESSEHMVDKPGFFAEAHRVLSPGGRLVVCAWLAETEASGWKVRHLLEPICREGRLPSMGTREEYEAMAMAAGFEIAGYEDVSRRVARTWPICARRLVKALLVDRETRRLALGARNRIFALSVPRLILAYRTGAMRYGIFTLSKARGNGAPREPGKSTQQEPT; translated from the coding sequence GTGATCGTCCCCAACATCTCCCAGAACGCCGTGGCGGTCGCGGATCACTACGACGAGCTCGATCCTATTTATCGGCGGGTGTGGGGCGAGCATGTCCATCACGGGCTATGGGTGACGGGTCGCGAGACGCCCGCCGAGGCGGTCGAGGCGCTAGTCGACATGGTCGGCGACCGGCTGCGCCTTATGCCCGGCGAGGCGTGCGTTGACATCGGCTGCGGCTATGGTTCCACTGCAAGGCAGCTCGCGGTGACACGCAGGGTCCGCGTTACCGGCTTCACGCTTTCGGGCGAGCAGGCCGACTATGCCGCCGCGCATCCCGTACCTGGCGTGGATATCCATCTCCGCGACTGGCTCGTCAACGGGCTGACCGATGCCTCGGCCAGTGCCACATGGGCGATCGAGTCGAGCGAGCACATGGTCGACAAGCCCGGGTTCTTCGCCGAGGCGCATCGCGTGCTGTCGCCCGGCGGCCGCCTCGTCGTCTGCGCGTGGCTCGCCGAGACTGAAGCCAGCGGATGGAAGGTTCGCCACCTGCTCGAGCCGATCTGCCGAGAAGGGCGCCTGCCCTCGATGGGCACGCGCGAGGAGTATGAGGCGATGGCGATGGCGGCGGGTTTTGAGATCGCTGGCTATGAGGATGTCAGCCGCCGCGTCGCGCGCACATGGCCGATCTGCGCCCGTCGACTTGTGAAGGCCTTGCTCGTTGATCGCGAGACCCGTCGCCTCGCTCTTGGCGCACGCAATCGCATCTTCGCTCTGAGCGTCCCCCGACTGATCCTGGCCTACCGCACAGGTGCGATGCGCTATGGGATATTCACGCTGTCGAAGGCGCGGGGGAACGGGGCTCCACGCGAACCCGGCAAATCAACGCAGCAGGAGCCAACCTGA
- a CDS encoding SRPBCC family protein has product MEQVEETVEVAVPVRTAYNQWTQFESFPQFMSGVESVTQLTDTTNHWVTKVGGVQREFDTEIVDQEPDDRIAWRSIDGKSHAGIIRFTPLDANHTKVKVHFEWAPETVTEKAGAALKIDEMQVKADMRKFKDFIESRGTETGAWRGEV; this is encoded by the coding sequence ATGGAACAAGTTGAAGAGACCGTTGAAGTCGCAGTCCCGGTGCGGACCGCGTACAACCAGTGGACCCAGTTCGAATCCTTTCCGCAGTTCATGTCCGGTGTGGAATCCGTAACCCAGCTGACCGACACCACCAACCACTGGGTTACCAAGGTGGGTGGCGTTCAGCGCGAATTCGATACTGAAATAGTCGACCAGGAGCCTGACGACCGGATCGCCTGGCGCAGCATCGACGGCAAGTCCCACGCCGGCATCATCCGGTTCACGCCGCTGGATGCCAATCACACGAAGGTCAAAGTCCATTTCGAATGGGCGCCGGAAACCGTCACCGAAAAGGCAGGCGCGGCACTGAAGATCGACGAGATGCAGGTAAAGGCCGACATGCGGAAGTTCAAGGACTTCATTGAGTCGCGCGGTACCGAAACCGGCGCCTGGCGTGGCGAAGTCTAG
- a CDS encoding GNAT family N-acetyltransferase: MISIDRDDPARGDVHQLLSEHLADMFATSPADSVHALDHSALSAPSITFWTAREDGDLLGCGALKLLESPPGSAVHGEIKSMRTTASARGRGVATLMLRHILDDARARNLERVYLETGTQDYFAPARRLYARHGFTQCPPFAHYVLDPNSVFMELRLSGPDPTGHRKHSRPAVPSGGEARPAAMSLRRRGASG, from the coding sequence ATGATTTCCATTGACCGGGACGACCCCGCACGCGGCGACGTCCATCAGCTCCTCAGCGAACACCTGGCGGACATGTTTGCCACGTCCCCGGCCGACAGCGTCCATGCCCTGGACCATTCCGCCCTGTCCGCGCCGTCAATTACGTTCTGGACCGCCCGTGAAGACGGCGATCTGCTGGGGTGCGGCGCACTCAAACTGTTAGAGTCCCCGCCGGGGTCCGCGGTGCACGGCGAGATCAAGTCCATGCGCACTACGGCAAGCGCACGGGGACGGGGCGTAGCCACCCTGATGCTCCGCCATATCCTCGACGACGCCCGCGCCCGGAACCTTGAGCGCGTCTACCTTGAGACTGGCACCCAGGACTACTTCGCTCCCGCACGCCGACTGTACGCCAGACACGGCTTCACCCAGTGCCCGCCTTTCGCCCACTACGTCCTGGACCCCAACAGCGTCTTCATGGAGCTCCGCCTGTCGGGACCCGATCCAACGGGGCACCGCAAACACAGCCGTCCCGCCGTTCCGTCAGGCGGCGAGGCACGTCCCGCGGCAATGAGCCTCAGGCGGCGAGGTGCGTCAGGATGA